Proteins encoded within one genomic window of Thermodesulfobacteriota bacterium:
- a CDS encoding efflux RND transporter permease subunit — protein MNIAEYSIKKSVITITLTIVCIYLGIQSFRGLPRLEDPEFTIKEAIILTPYPGATAAEVEEEVTNVIEKAVQEMGQLKRVESTSSRGLSTVKAVIKDEYDKNSLPQVWDELRRKVNDYQSQLPPGAGPSIVNDDYGDVYGVYLAITGEGYTYAELKDYADLLKRELLLVDDVKKIVLYGEQPEAVYVEMSRSKMAALEISQFDIYNALRAKNLPADAGTIDVGKEYFPINPTGEFTSVDQFGDLLISSRGGDSLVYLRDVADVRRGYKDPPRNMLRYNGKPAIGLAISTVLGGNVVTMGEQIDEKIKELEPLVPLGMELEVISLQSESVTQAINGFVVNLVEAIIIVVVVLLFAMGLRSGLIIGAVLFITICGTFVFMGMWSITLERISLGALIIALGMLVDNAIVVVDGMKIKMEQGEDAVKAAREIVGQTAMPLLGATVVAVLAFAAIGTSKDSTGEYCRSLFQVILISLMFSWVTAVTITPLMCKYFLKGKDTKGDEPARDPYAGGFFQAYKKLLVAAIRFRYITIGAVVGIFILSLIGFGFVKTMFFPTATRPQFFVEVYFPEGYRIQDTAKELEKAEEYLRGIEGVTDVTSEIGGGDPRFLLTYVPGKASPSFAVILASVEEYGVIDNIYNKAQTDLENLLPNAVVNVRKFLLGPGEGGKIQLRIYGPDRTVLRELAGAAKEILKSDPQAKAVRDEWKEKLKVVRPRLEEAQASQLGISRPDVAKVFQESFSGTTTGVYRDKAAFEGQLLPIIARAPEDERLDLDTIQSLQVWSPAAGRMIPIGQVVSGFDTETEDANIGRRDRMTMIKIHADPRTELPSELMARVKPEIEKALNVDVGKVTGKDFGPEDDPFKDFTHDVIPVRDADMLPLRGMPGYYIAWGGEAEDSARANAGLATKLPIFFGMMVLVVVFLFNSVRQPLIIWLTVPLSIIGVTAGLLIFKQPFGFMALLGLLSLSGMLIKNAIVLIDQIDSEIKSGKDKYLSVVDSGVSRLNPVMMAAATTILGMIPLLQDAFFVSMAVTIMFGLLIATVLTLVVVPVLYTMFFKIPSPSK, from the coding sequence ATGAACATAGCCGAATATTCTATCAAAAAAAGCGTAATTACGATTACGCTCACGATCGTATGCATCTATCTCGGGATTCAATCCTTCCGCGGCCTGCCCCGCCTGGAAGACCCCGAGTTCACGATCAAGGAAGCGATAATCCTTACCCCCTACCCCGGGGCCACCGCGGCCGAGGTCGAGGAAGAGGTCACGAACGTCATAGAGAAGGCGGTCCAGGAAATGGGGCAGCTTAAACGCGTCGAATCGACTTCATCACGCGGCCTCTCGACCGTGAAGGCCGTAATAAAGGACGAGTACGACAAGAACAGCCTGCCCCAGGTATGGGACGAGCTCAGGCGCAAGGTTAACGACTACCAGTCGCAGCTCCCCCCCGGCGCGGGACCGTCTATAGTAAACGACGATTACGGCGACGTGTACGGGGTTTATCTGGCGATCACCGGCGAGGGATACACATACGCCGAGTTAAAGGATTACGCCGACCTTCTAAAGCGCGAGCTCCTCCTCGTGGACGACGTGAAGAAGATAGTCCTTTACGGCGAGCAGCCCGAGGCCGTCTACGTCGAGATGTCGCGCTCCAAGATGGCCGCCCTCGAAATATCGCAGTTCGATATATACAACGCCCTCCGTGCGAAGAATCTCCCGGCCGACGCGGGCACTATAGACGTCGGCAAGGAATATTTCCCGATAAACCCGACGGGCGAGTTCACGTCCGTGGACCAGTTCGGAGACCTCCTCATAAGCAGCCGCGGGGGCGACAGCCTCGTCTACCTGAGGGACGTCGCCGATGTAAGAAGAGGCTACAAGGACCCGCCCAGGAACATGCTCAGGTACAACGGCAAGCCCGCCATAGGGCTCGCCATATCCACGGTGCTCGGCGGTAACGTCGTCACGATGGGCGAGCAGATAGACGAGAAGATAAAGGAGCTCGAGCCGCTGGTCCCGCTCGGAATGGAGCTCGAAGTGATATCGCTCCAGTCCGAATCCGTGACCCAGGCCATAAACGGCTTCGTCGTAAACCTCGTAGAGGCGATTATCATAGTCGTGGTAGTGCTTCTTTTCGCAATGGGACTCAGGAGCGGCCTTATCATCGGCGCCGTCCTCTTCATCACTATTTGCGGCACATTCGTCTTCATGGGCATGTGGAGCATCACGCTCGAAAGGATATCTCTCGGGGCCCTCATCATAGCCCTCGGGATGCTCGTCGATAACGCCATAGTGGTCGTCGACGGCATGAAAATAAAAATGGAGCAGGGGGAAGACGCCGTAAAGGCGGCCCGCGAGATAGTCGGCCAGACGGCCATGCCCCTTCTGGGCGCTACCGTCGTAGCCGTCCTGGCCTTCGCCGCCATAGGGACTTCCAAGGACAGCACCGGCGAGTACTGCAGGAGCCTGTTTCAGGTCATCCTCATATCGCTCATGTTTAGCTGGGTGACGGCCGTCACCATAACGCCGCTCATGTGCAAGTACTTCCTCAAGGGCAAGGACACGAAGGGCGACGAGCCCGCCAGGGACCCCTACGCCGGCGGCTTCTTCCAGGCCTACAAGAAGCTGCTCGTCGCCGCGATAAGGTTCCGCTACATAACGATCGGTGCGGTCGTCGGGATCTTCATACTGTCGCTTATAGGGTTCGGATTCGTAAAGACGATGTTTTTCCCGACCGCTACGAGGCCCCAGTTCTTCGTCGAAGTCTACTTCCCCGAAGGATACAGGATACAGGACACCGCCAAAGAGCTCGAAAAGGCCGAAGAGTATCTCAGGGGCATCGAAGGAGTGACAGACGTAACGAGCGAGATAGGGGGCGGCGATCCGAGGTTCCTTCTCACTTACGTCCCTGGCAAGGCCTCGCCGAGCTTCGCCGTGATCCTTGCCTCAGTCGAGGAATATGGCGTCATAGACAATATATACAACAAGGCCCAGACGGACCTCGAGAACCTTCTGCCAAACGCCGTCGTGAACGTAAGGAAGTTCCTTCTCGGGCCGGGAGAAGGCGGAAAGATACAGCTCAGGATTTACGGCCCCGACAGGACCGTACTGCGAGAGCTTGCCGGGGCCGCCAAGGAAATACTGAAATCCGACCCCCAGGCCAAGGCCGTCAGGGACGAATGGAAGGAGAAGCTCAAGGTCGTGAGGCCCCGGCTCGAAGAGGCGCAGGCGAGCCAGCTCGGCATTTCGAGGCCCGACGTGGCGAAGGTGTTCCAGGAATCCTTCTCCGGGACGACTACCGGCGTCTACAGGGACAAGGCCGCGTTCGAGGGCCAGCTCCTCCCGATAATCGCGAGGGCGCCCGAGGACGAAAGGCTCGACCTCGACACCATACAGAGCCTCCAGGTCTGGAGCCCGGCGGCCGGGAGGATGATTCCAATAGGACAGGTGGTTTCCGGCTTCGACACCGAAACCGAAGACGCCAACATCGGGCGGCGCGACCGCATGACGATGATCAAGATCCACGCCGACCCGAGGACGGAGCTCCCGAGCGAGCTCATGGCGCGCGTAAAGCCCGAGATCGAAAAGGCGCTTAACGTGGACGTGGGAAAGGTCACCGGGAAGGACTTCGGCCCCGAAGACGACCCGTTCAAGGATTTCACACACGACGTCATACCGGTAAGGGACGCCGACATGCTTCCCCTCAGGGGAATGCCCGGCTACTACATCGCATGGGGGGGCGAAGCCGAAGACTCCGCCCGCGCGAACGCGGGGCTCGCGACGAAGCTGCCCATATTCTTCGGGATGATGGTGCTGGTAGTGGTTTTCCTCTTTAACTCCGTACGGCAGCCTCTCATTATATGGCTCACGGTCCCGCTTTCGATAATCGGCGTTACGGCCGGGCTCCTCATATTCAAGCAGCCGTTCGGGTTCATGGCGCTTCTCGGCCTTTTGAGCCTGTCGGGCATGCTCATCAAGAACGCCATCGTGCTCATAGACCAGATAGACAGCGAGATCAAAAGCGGGAAGGACAAATACCTGTCCGTAGTCGACTCCGGGGTCAGCAGGCTTAACCCCGTGATGATGGCCGCCGCGACGACCATACTCGGCATGATACCCCTTCTCCAGGACGCCTTCTTCGTGTCCATGGCCGTCACGATAATGTTCGGCCTTCTTATTGCGACTGTGCTTACGCTCGTCGTGGTCCCCGTCCTCTACACGATGTTCTTCAAGATACCGAGCCCGTCGAAGTGA
- a CDS encoding efflux RND transporter periplasmic adaptor subunit, which produces MRAAKNLTGMCTVLFIAALAALSACGGEEESTPEVPVVRPVKTITLGGDQGTGRSFPGKVQGSQRVNLSFRVQGPLVELPVNEGDQVKKGQLLARLDPRDYQIAYDEAYAQYVEAVADYNRYRDLYERDAVAVADLDVRRAKRDTAKARLDYAGANLDYTTLKAPYSGYIGAKYVQNYQEVRPFENILSLQDLTTVEIVIDLPENILSSVKVGDLVRLYATFRSAPGEEFPLTVKEVSAQADPRTQTYRATLSMDQPDTIRVLPGMTAQVHAEAKTNGNNNGGYFIIPAIAVVPGDGPDQYVWVVDQNDRTVRKRKVKVGSVTGEGDIEILGGLKAGDMVVVSGTAQLREGMQVTLMD; this is translated from the coding sequence ATGAGAGCCGCTAAAAATCTTACCGGAATGTGCACAGTCCTGTTCATTGCCGCCCTCGCGGCGCTTTCGGCCTGCGGGGGCGAAGAGGAATCCACGCCGGAAGTCCCCGTCGTAAGACCCGTAAAGACGATAACACTCGGCGGCGATCAGGGTACGGGCAGGAGCTTTCCGGGCAAGGTGCAGGGCTCCCAAAGGGTAAACCTTTCCTTCAGGGTCCAGGGGCCGCTCGTCGAGCTTCCCGTAAACGAGGGCGACCAGGTGAAAAAAGGCCAGCTCCTCGCCAGGCTCGACCCCAGGGATTACCAGATAGCCTACGACGAGGCGTACGCCCAGTACGTCGAAGCGGTAGCCGACTACAACAGGTACAGGGACCTTTACGAAAGGGACGCCGTGGCGGTAGCCGACCTCGACGTCAGGCGAGCGAAGAGGGACACCGCCAAAGCCAGGCTCGACTACGCCGGGGCCAACCTCGACTACACTACCCTCAAAGCCCCCTACAGCGGCTACATCGGCGCCAAGTACGTGCAAAACTACCAGGAGGTGAGGCCGTTCGAGAACATCCTCAGCCTCCAGGACCTTACGACGGTCGAAATAGTAATAGACCTCCCCGAAAACATACTTTCTTCGGTCAAGGTCGGAGACCTCGTCAGGCTCTACGCGACGTTCAGGTCCGCGCCGGGCGAAGAATTCCCGCTCACCGTAAAAGAGGTGAGCGCACAGGCCGACCCGCGCACGCAAACCTACAGGGCGACCCTCAGCATGGACCAGCCGGATACGATAAGGGTGCTCCCGGGCATGACCGCACAGGTGCACGCCGAGGCGAAGACAAACGGAAACAATAACGGCGGATATTTCATTATCCCGGCCATAGCGGTCGTTCCCGGCGACGGGCCGGATCAATACGTCTGGGTGGTGGATCAGAACGACCGGACCGTACGGAAAAGAAAGGTCAAGGTCGGCTCTGTCACGGGGGAGGGGGACATAGAAATACTCGGCGGACTGAAGGCGGGCGATATGGTCGTCGTATCCGGAACCGCGCAGCTAAGGGAAGGAATGCAGGTAACACTGATGGACTGA
- a CDS encoding TolC family protein: MAPKALGAGIGVVFDGPSEINRRTLSTYEKEIKDLTAGEFTVTFPPDKIITADWTAGGVRAALERQLSDPSVDIVIALGIISSTELSGWSSFPKPVIAPWVIDTNLLGLTPGEDGGSGIRNFYYISRTASFDRDLTAFKEAVGFEKLAVIYMPIVMQLAPGIETALRRSAAANGIEIELVPASGSAAATAAAIPAGAEAVFVTPLLNYGQAEMKRLYEDIAQRKLPSFSVAGKNGVNEGALMGLAPAFNPTREARRVALVVQSILLGQDPGDFPVAFDAGSSLSINMATARAIGFNPTWDLLTEAVLVDDRVAETGRKLTLEQAASESVEVNLDLLAAGEFVAAGAQDVRLALAQLLPQSDIFVDNTYIDKDRAEASLGTQPQRDISVGGNLRQLIYSEKAWSNLTVQKRIQESREFTRDEIELDIIAATSIGYLNVLRAKTIENIQKENLKLSKSNLGIARIRRDIGVASPAEVYRWESRISSDRIEVVNAEAQRKNTEILVNRLLHRPQGEAFTTVETGLDDPSLLVSDPRLRKYLNTPETFRIFMDFVVSRGLVRSPAIQAINSQMEAQNRILTSTRRAFWSPTIVAFGELRQFVYEGGAGSSIDLPPGFPLDLPRTDDTDWVIQLQASFPLFTGGAKIADYRKARSELSKLTYEKESTSERVEESIRTSLNNAGASYPSIGFALDAVDAAKKNLDIVTDSYSRGVASIIDLLDAQNAALSAELNAANAVYNFLIDLMNVQRASGKFDFFTTVEDREEFFRNLEQYYETAGVDVRGE; encoded by the coding sequence GGCAGCGCTCGAAAGGCAGCTCTCGGACCCCTCCGTCGATATAGTGATCGCTCTCGGCATAATCAGCTCGACCGAGCTCTCCGGATGGAGCAGCTTTCCCAAACCCGTCATAGCCCCGTGGGTAATCGACACGAACCTCCTCGGCCTCACGCCCGGCGAAGACGGCGGGAGCGGCATAAGGAACTTCTACTACATATCCCGCACGGCGAGCTTCGACAGGGACCTCACCGCGTTCAAGGAAGCCGTGGGATTCGAAAAGCTCGCCGTGATATACATGCCCATAGTAATGCAGCTCGCGCCCGGTATCGAGACAGCCCTCAGGAGGAGCGCCGCGGCAAACGGCATCGAGATAGAGCTCGTCCCCGCCTCGGGCTCCGCCGCTGCGACTGCGGCCGCTATCCCCGCCGGCGCCGAGGCCGTATTCGTAACGCCTCTCCTCAACTACGGTCAGGCCGAAATGAAGCGGCTTTACGAGGATATCGCGCAAAGAAAGCTGCCGAGCTTTTCCGTGGCCGGCAAGAACGGCGTCAACGAAGGGGCCCTCATGGGGCTCGCCCCGGCGTTCAACCCGACGCGCGAGGCAAGGCGCGTGGCCCTCGTGGTACAGAGCATCCTCCTGGGGCAGGACCCGGGCGATTTCCCCGTGGCGTTCGACGCCGGCTCCTCGCTGTCTATCAACATGGCTACCGCCCGCGCGATAGGCTTCAACCCCACGTGGGACCTCCTGACCGAGGCCGTGCTCGTAGACGACCGGGTGGCCGAAACCGGCAGGAAGCTCACCCTCGAGCAGGCCGCGAGCGAGTCGGTCGAGGTCAATCTCGACCTCCTGGCAGCCGGCGAGTTCGTGGCGGCCGGGGCCCAGGACGTCAGGCTCGCGCTGGCGCAGCTTCTGCCACAGTCCGACATATTCGTCGACAACACCTACATAGACAAGGACAGGGCCGAGGCCAGCCTCGGAACGCAGCCGCAGAGGGACATAAGCGTCGGCGGCAACCTGCGTCAGCTCATATACTCCGAAAAAGCGTGGTCCAATCTCACGGTGCAAAAGAGGATCCAGGAATCGAGGGAGTTCACGAGGGACGAAATCGAGCTCGACATAATCGCCGCGACGTCCATCGGATACCTGAACGTCCTCAGGGCTAAAACGATCGAGAACATACAGAAGGAAAACCTGAAGCTCTCCAAATCGAACCTCGGCATCGCCAGGATAAGGCGCGACATCGGCGTCGCGAGCCCGGCCGAGGTATACAGGTGGGAGAGCCGGATTTCGTCCGACAGGATAGAGGTCGTAAACGCCGAGGCGCAGAGAAAGAACACCGAAATACTGGTCAACAGGCTCCTCCACAGGCCGCAGGGCGAGGCGTTCACGACAGTCGAGACGGGGCTCGACGACCCGTCCCTCCTCGTGAGCGACCCCCGGCTCCGGAAATACCTGAACACGCCTGAAACCTTCCGCATATTCATGGACTTCGTCGTCTCCAGGGGGCTCGTCCGGTCCCCGGCCATACAGGCGATAAACTCGCAGATGGAAGCGCAGAACAGGATTCTGACCTCCACGAGGCGGGCATTCTGGTCGCCCACGATAGTCGCCTTCGGCGAGCTCCGGCAGTTCGTCTACGAGGGCGGGGCCGGAAGCAGCATCGACCTCCCCCCGGGGTTCCCGCTCGACCTGCCCAGAACGGACGATACCGACTGGGTAATCCAGCTCCAGGCCTCGTTTCCCCTGTTCACCGGGGGGGCGAAGATAGCCGACTACAGGAAGGCGAGGAGCGAGCTGTCGAAGCTCACCTACGAAAAAGAGTCCACGTCCGAAAGGGTCGAAGAGAGTATAAGAACGTCCCTCAACAATGCGGGGGCTTCGTATCCGAGCATAGGGTTCGCGCTCGACGCTGTCGACGCGGCGAAGAAGAACCTCGACATAGTCACCGACTCCTACTCCCGGGGCGTCGCGTCCATAATCGACCTCCTCGACGCGCAGAACGCCGCCCTCTCTGCCGAGCTTAACGCGGCCAACGCCGTTTACAACTTCCTCATAGACCTGATGAACGTCCAGAGGGCTTCGGGGAAGTTCGATTTCTTCACCACGGTCGAGGACAGGGAGGAGTTTTTCAGGAACCTGGAGCAGTATTACGAGACGGCCGGGGTAGACGTCAGGGGGGAATGA